From Nomascus leucogenys isolate Asia chromosome 15, Asia_NLE_v1, whole genome shotgun sequence, a single genomic window includes:
- the LOC100582069 gene encoding LOW QUALITY PROTEIN: olfactory receptor 6M1-like (The sequence of the model RefSeq protein was modified relative to this genomic sequence to represent the inferred CDS: inserted 1 base in 1 codon; substituted 1 base at 1 genomic stop codon), with translation MGNWSTVTEFTLIAFPALLEIRISLFMVLVLTYTLTATGNITIISLIWNDHRLQTPMYFFLSNLSFLDILYTIVITPKLLACLLGEKKTISFAGCMIQTYFYFFLGTVEFILLAVMSFDCYMAICDPLHYTVIMNSRACLLLVLGCWVGAFXVLVPTIVVTRLPYCGKEIDHFFCDIAPLLQVACINTHFIEKINFLLSTLVILSSLAFTTGSYVYIISTILRIPSTQGRQKAFSTCASHITVVSIAYGSNIFVYVRPNQNSSLDYDKVATVLITVVIPLLNPFIYSLRNEKVQEVLRETVNRIMTXIQRKT, from the exons ATGGGAAACTGGAGCACTGTGACTGAATTCACCCTAATTGCCTTCCCAGCTCTCCTGGAGATTCGAATATCTCTCTTCATGGTTCTTGTGTTAACTTACACATTAACAGCAACAGGAAACATCACCATCATCTCCCTGATATGGAATGATCATCGCCTGCAAACTCCAATGTACTTCTTCCTCAGTAATTTGTCCTTTCTGGATATCTTATACACCATTGTCATTACCCCAAAGTTGTTAGCCTGCCTcctaggagaaaagaaaaccatatcTTTTGCTGGTTGCATGATCCAAACATATTTCTACTTCTTTCTGGGGACAGTGGAGTTTATCCTCTTGGCGGTGATGTCCTTTGACTGCTACATGGCTATCTGCGACCCACTGCACTACACGGTCATCATGAACAGCAGGGCCTGCCTTCTGCTGGTTCTGGGATGCTGGGTGGGAGCCT CTGTGTTGGTTCCAACCATTGTAGTGACAAGGCTACCTTACTGTGGGAAAGAAATTGATCATTTTTTCTGTGACATTGCCCCTCTTCTTCAGGTGGCCTGTATAAATACTCACTTCATTGAGAAGATAAACTTTCTCCTCTCTACCCTTGTCATCCTGAGCTCCCTGGCATTCACTACTGGGTCCTACGTGTACATAATTTCTACCATCCTGCGTATCCCCTCCACCCAGGGCCGTCAGAAAGCTTTTTCTACCTGTGCTTCTCACATCACTGTTGTCTCCATTGCCTACGGAAGCAACATCTTTGTGTATGTGAGACCCAATCAGAACTCCTCACTGGATTATGACAAGGTGGCCACTGTCCTCATCACAGTGGTGATCCCTCTCCTGAACCCTTTTATCTACAGCTTGAGGAATGAGAAGGTACAGGAAGTGTTGAGAGAGACAGTGAACAGAATCATGACCTAGATACAAAGGAAAACTTGA